The window AAAGTTAATGTCAGCGTACCCACAAACATCTTACGTAAACCCGTGCGTCCTAAGGATTTCTCTTGATAGTCACTATAAGCCGACTCCACCGCAAAAATATTCTTTGTCAGAGGGCTTGGGATAAACCGAACTAGCTGCAAAAAAAACTTATCATCCACATCTCTGCCCGAATCTAATTTGCTTTGAATAGATTTCTTTCGCACAATCGGCACAATTGCCCTGACTCGATAGGTGCGCTGCCCTCCTTCTAGCTCAATTTGATCGACAAAGGTGGATCCTTTATTTTTAAATGCTTCTGCAATAACGTCTGCACTTGGGGCGGGCAGGTATTTTTTAGCTCTTGGCTCGCTAGTAAAGATCATATTGCGCTGCATATTAAACAAGCTGAGCTCTTGAATGCCAAATTGACTGCGGATTTTCATGGCCATTACGCCAACCTGATCTGAGCTGGTACCTGGCGGAACCTGCACAATCTGCTCAGCAATATAGTTTCCCTCAGCCAGAATTTCTTCTTGGGCCACACGCAAGGTAACGCGACCCAACTCGAGACCAGACTCTAACGCCGACTCTACTTTGACATCGAACCAGGTTTCAATACTTCGAGAGACGAACTGCAAGGAGACGCCATACAGAATCAATCCTGGTACAACGCCGACTAAAGCAAAGATCATTGCCAGCTTTGCAATCAAGCGCGTACCAAAACGGCCCTTATGCCAACGAATTGCAATCACGATCACCAAGGTCAAAATGACTAAAGTTAAACAAACTCCAATGACTACATTGGCTGCGTAGAGCCAAATGAAATAGTTGTCAAAAAATTCAGTATTAGAAGATGCGATGGAGAGCAGTACAAGCAACACCAGTGCAAAAGTACCAATGATCCCCATTGCTATTGGAAGGGCGCGCCTTTTCCAAATGTTTTTTTCAAACGCATTGGACCCAATGAAATCCCAAGATATCTTCATCGTTTAATCAGGTTGGTCCCACTTGGTGAAAAGGGAAACCGCAACCAATCGCTAGCGACATTCCAGTCACGATTATTTAAAGCGTTTACTTGAAATGGCTTGGGTAGCTTGCTTAAATCCAGAGTCATTCTTAAGGCTGCAGTGTAGGATTTGCTGGGGTCAATTTGATTGTTATCAATCACCTTCCAGCCACCGATACTGCCAACTGCCTGCAAAGCCTCAAACATCGTTTTAGCGGAGAAAGTGAAACCTTCTGAGGCGATACGATATTGCTGAGTCATTGGTTGATAAGAAAGGCGGGTTTGTCTTTGGGCAAGAGCAGGCCTTTCATCAAACCAATACCATCGCGAGCGAGTCAAATCAAACTCAGTCTGAAAATATAAAACAACCCCTTTTTGAACTGCATCCTCAAGGCCCGGGGTCAGGGCAATCTCAAACGTAGCATTTAATAGCCAGTCGTTATCCACCCGCTCTAACTCAGCAGTTTTAATCTTGATTCCCTCTGCATTTGCTGTCATTGAGATTAGGCCCAACGCCAACAAACCACAGAGCATGAATTGTTTAATGCTTTGGCTCATGGCCCATTTTTCTTAAACAAAGCGTAGTAAAAACCATCGTTCAGCTCGTCAGGCAAAATTTGCCCGGGGGCGCTCAATCGTAACGCA is drawn from Polynucleobacter arcticus and contains these coding sequences:
- a CDS encoding DUF4390 domain-containing protein, yielding MSQSIKQFMLCGLLALGLISMTANAEGIKIKTAELERVDNDWLLNATFEIALTPGLEDAVQKGVVLYFQTEFDLTRSRWYWFDERPALAQRQTRLSYQPMTQQYRIASEGFTFSAKTMFEALQAVGSIGGWKVIDNNQIDPSKSYTAALRMTLDLSKLPKPFQVNALNNRDWNVASDWLRFPFSPSGTNLIKR